The following DNA comes from Brassica oleracea var. oleracea cultivar TO1000 chromosome C5, BOL, whole genome shotgun sequence.
TAAAATCTGTTTTCATTGGTTTAAGGTAGTAAAGATTAATCATAGTTAGATAATATGATTTTTGTTATTTTAAAAAAAATCTTAAAAATTTTAAAAGTTAACATCTATAAATATTTAAATATTTAACATATGGGTATAGTATTTGTTTTCATTTATTTTTATTTAAATATTTTGTTTTCAATTCTAAATTGGTATATATTATAATATATGTGTCTATCAATTTTTAAAATATAATAAGTTTACGGTATATTGTTTTCATTGAATAGATTGTTTTAAACTTTCACATGTATTTGTATCTTCTTCTATATATATATTTTNNNNNNNNNNNNNNNNNNNNNNNNNNNNNNNNNNNNNNNNNNNNNNNNNNNNNNNNNGGTGTTTTATTGTCATATTCAAAGATATTGTAACATTTCACAAATTTAGAAAGTTTTTAAAAAATTAAACTTTTCGCTTCATATATTTATATTATCGAGTAAATAATTAAACATTTAGTTTTTGTTTAATTTTTAAAATAAACTATATAGTTTAAAATTTGTTTTCATTGGTTTAAGGTAGTAAAGATTGATCATTATTAGATAATATTAATTTTGTTATTATTTAAAAAAAGATCTTTATAATTTTAAAAGTTAACTTCGACAAATATTTAAATATTTAACATATGGAGGTATAGTATTTTTTTTCATTTATTTTTATTTAAATATTTTGTTTTCAATTCCAAATTAGTATATATTATAATATATGTGTCTATCAATTTTTAAAACATAATAAGTTTACTGTATATNNNNNNNNNNNNNNNNNNNNNNNNNNNNNNNNNNNNNNNNNNNNNNNNNNNNNNNNNNNNNNNNNNNNNNNNNNNNNNNNNNNNNNNNNNNNNNNNNNNNNNNNNNNNNNNNNNNNNNNNNNNNNNNAAAATATTTTATTGTCATATTCAAAGATATTGCAACATATCACAAATTTAGAAAGTTTTTAAAAAATTAAACTTTTCACTTCATAGATTTATATTATCGAGTATATAATTAAAATTTTAGTTTTTTTTTAATTTTTAAAATAAACTATAAAATTTAAAATTTGTTTTCATTGGTTTAAGGTAGTAAAGATTAATCATTGTTAGATAATATAATTTTTGTTATTTTAAACAAAAATCTTTATAATTTTAAAAAGTAACATCGACAAATATTTAAATATTTAACATATGGAGGTATAGTATTACAACGTTAAATGATATCTATTTAATTTATACTATCTATAAGTCCAGTGGATCATCTATTTTTTAAATCCAATTATTGATAACCCAATAAAAATTTCTGGTAGGCCCAAAATTTAAATGATAAGATTAGAGATTAAATGTAACATGACTTTATAGGAATAGGTCTATTAGGTCAATTTTTTAAAAAATCACACATGAATCAAGGTTGTTACTTCTGTTTTAATATATAAGACTAGATCTCGATCCGCGTTACCGCGCATGGTTTTGTTTTCATTTATTTTTATATAAATATTTTGTTTTCAATTCTAAATTGATATATATTATAATATATNNNNNNNNNNNNNNNNNNNNNNNNNNNNNNNNNNNNNNNNNNNNNNNNNNNNNNNNNNNNNNNNNNNNNNNNNNNNNNNNNNNNNTATATATATTTTCGGATTATTATTTCATTATTAAAATCGTAACTATATATATAAAGATTAGTAAAATATTGTTTTATTGTCATATTCAAAGATATTGTAACATTTCACAAATTTAGAAAGTTTTTAAAAAATTAAACTTTTCACTTCATAGATTTATATTATCGAAATAATTAAACATTTAGTTTTTGTTTAATTTTTAAAATAAGCTCTATAGTTTAAAAAAATTCATTGGTTTAAGGTAGTAAAGATTAATCATTGTTAGATAATATGATTTTTGTTATTTAAAAAAAATCTTTATAGTTTTAAAAGTTAACATCGACAAATATTTAAATATTTAACATATGAATGTATAGTAATTACAACATTAAATTATATTTATTTAATTTATACTATCTATAAATCCAATAGATCATCTATTCTTTAAATCAAATTATTGATAGCCCAATCAAAATTTCTGGTAGGTCCAAAATTTAAATGATAAGATTAGAGATTAAATGTAACATGACTTTCTAGAAATAGGTATATTAGGTCCATTTTAAAAAAAAATCACATATGAATTAAAGTGGTGATTTCTGTTTTAGTATATAAGATTCACTATACCCCAGTATTATCCTAGAGGCCATAGCTTTATTCTCACATCTCCCTGTTTCGGCTTTGTTATAGTGGCAACAGTTGAACCAAAACTATGAACCTCTGTATATTGGATCGAGCTAAGGATTAATGAGTTAAAAGCTGAGGTCGCCGCGTGCAGGCGAGAGAGAGACAATGTGGACATGATTATTTTGGTCGCTTAAACTAAACTGATGCTGGACTGTTTTGATGAATAATGTAAATTTTACAAAAATCACCATCCAAACTTACCACAGATCACACGTTTTACTCTTTCACACATATCTAAATTTACCACACATCACACGTTTAACTCTTTCTTCTGTAGTGAGCAACAAACTCGATAACAACAACCTATACTTAAACCTTGTTTCATGGAGCTATAGACAAACCCCATAAATAAATAAAAAATTATAATAAACATTTAAATTTGAAATGCTTATCGACTGTTGAAAAGTAAAAGCACTGACCTGACCACACCACATTCAAAGGCTACCTTTTCTGCACCAAAACGTAACGGCACTTTCTTTTTGAAAACTAAACCGATGGTTAAGCTTTACCCGGTTTTTATTTCATTAATATCTTTGCTTACTGTAACACCAAAACTTAGACGTGACCATAACCAAAAACAAGAAAGCATTTATTAACCAGATTAGGCAGAGTTTAATGGCAACAAATATACTTCTTCTTTTTTTTGTCACGGAATGGCAACAAATATACATATTAGAGTAATCAAGACTTTTTGAATTCGTTTCCTTATTTAAAAAACGCGTTACATTAATCATTCTCTTGAATAAAAACACAACACCTCTCTCCTCTTCTTCACAAACAAAAAAATTCGATTCAAATTCTAAAAAACCATCTGATTGTTTCTCTCTGAGGCATTTCGTCGAACACATGGGAGACATAAAACAACCACGCCTCAACGGCGGATACGACGGGCCACAACAACCACACCTCAACGGCGGATACGACGGGCCACAACCACCACACCTCAACGGCGGATACGACGGGCCACAACAACCACACCTCAACCGCGGATACGACGGGCCACCACAACCACACCTCAACGGCGGATACTACGGGCCACCACAACCACACCTCAACGGCGGATACTACGGGCCGCCGATTCCTCCGCCGCCGCCTAAACCCAAGCGCCGATACAAAACCCCCGGATGCTGCTGCTTCAGCTGCATAGGCAGCTGCATCGGAAGCTGTCTACGCTGCTGCGGGTGCTGCATCCTCAGCCTGATCTGGAACATCCTCATCGCCGTAGCCGTAATCCTCGGCATAACCGCACTGATCCTCTGGCTGATCTTCCGCCCCAACGCCGTCAAATTCTACGTCGCCGACGCCAATCTGAACCGTTTCAGCCTCGATTCGAGCAACAACAGCAACCTCCACTACGATCTCGACCTCAATTTCACGATCCGGAACCCTAACCAGCGTCTCGGGATCTACTACGACGTGGTCCAGGTCAGTGGATACTACGGAGATCAGCGGTTCGGCTCCGTCGAGATCGCGCCGTTCTATCAGGGGCATAAGAACACGACGGTGGTTGTGACGAAGATGGAGGGGCAGAACTTGGTGGTGCTCGGCGACGGAGCGAGGGCGGATCTGAAGGAGGATGACTTAACCGGAGTGTACCGGATCGATGTGAGGCTGGTGATGAGTGTTCGGTTTAAGTTTTGGATTATTAAGTCGTGGAAAGTTAAACCGAAGATTAGGTGTGATGATCTCAAGATCCCTCTCGGTTCCTCTAATTCCACCAGCGGGTTTAAGTTTCAGACTATGCAGTGTAATTTTGACTTTCGTTAGTCAAACTTATTATTTTCATGTTTTTTTTTTAATATATTCTAGTTATTCACTTCTGAAATTTGAACTATGTTGGAAATGAATATGTGGTGTTGTTGGGTTTGAAGATACATTCTTGTTTGATTTGTTTTTAAAAGTAACATCTCTTCATCACAAAGTTCAGCATTGATATGGAAAAATGAAATGATTTATAATATTCATACAAAAGGGACTGTAAAGAAAGTGATTTGATACATTTTGCAGAATTATAACAAAGGTCTTGTACTTGTTATAGCTATTCTAAATAGCAGAGAAGTACTCTTTGCTGAGCTTGGGGTCAGGTTTCATTGACTTCTCACCCGGTTGCCATCCTGCAGGGCAGACTTCATCAGGGTTCTCCTGGATGTACTGTAAGGCCTGGAGGGTTCTCATTGTCTCATCGACGCTTCGGCCAATACCAAGATTGTTGATGGTGGAGTGTTGGATCACACCTTCCTTGTCGATTATGAAAAGCCCTCTCAGTGCTATTCCCTGAAGTTCTCTTCTTTATCAACAACACAAAACACTTTGAAAAGTTTTTTAAATGAAGCAAAAGATTTGAGTAGCTACCTGATCATGGATGAGCACTCCGAAAGACTTTGAGATAGATTTAGTTACATCTGAAACAAGGGGATAGTTGAGATCACCAAGGCCTCCAGATTGTCTGTCTGTCTGGACCCACGCAAGGTGGGAGAACTAAGTGGGACACCCAGCAAAAAGAAACAGAGACGAGTCAAGTAATTTACAAAGAAAGAAAGATGAGAAATGGAGTAAAATATATGAATAGTGTTAAGACTTACCACACTATCAACAGAGACACCTAATACTTCTGTGTTCAACTTCTCAAATTCCGCATAGCGGTCACTGAAGGCAGTAATCTCTACAAGACAAAAATGAAAAAAGAGAGATTAGGAGGCAGTGAGTGAACCTCGGATACTCAATTTAAGGGAATGGGTAACCTGTTGGGCAGACGAAAGTGAAGTCCAAAGGGTAGAAAAAGAGAATCACATACTTCTTCCCAATGTACTCAGAGAGCTTCACCTGCAAACCATTAAACAATAAGACACATACACACCAATACCACTCATTGAGCTACAAACCTAAACTTATCTCAGGAGGTATGTTTTTCACACATTTGGTAAAGAAACTAGTCAAGATAAAAAAAAAAAAAAAATA
Coding sequences within:
- the LOC106294649 gene encoding protein YLS9-like, which codes for MGDIKQPRLNGGYDGPQQPHLNGGYDGPQPPHLNGGYDGPQQPHLNRGYDGPPQPHLNGGYYGPPQPHLNGGYYGPPIPPPPPKPKRRYKTPGCCCFSCIGSCIGSCLRCCGCCILSLIWNILIAVAVILGITALILWLIFRPNAVKFYVADANLNRFSLDSSNNSNLHYDLDLNFTIRNPNQRLGIYYDVVQVSGYYGDQRFGSVEIAPFYQGHKNTTVVVTKMEGQNLVVLGDGARADLKEDDLTGVYRIDVRLVMSVRFKFWIIKSWKVKPKIRCDDLKIPLGSSNSTSGFKFQTMQCNFDFR
- the LOC106294651 gene encoding 2-Cys peroxiredoxin BAS1, chloroplastic-like, with protein sequence MASVASSTALISSTRVSPAKSSLPSPSSLSFLRTISSPLRSSLSFCSRRSFAVKAQADDLPLVGNKAPDFEAEAVFDQEFIKVKLSEYIGKKYVILFFYPLDFTFVCPTEITAFSDRYAEFEKLNTEVLGVSVDSVFSHLAWVQTDRQSGGLGDLNYPLVSDVTKSISKSFGVLIHDQGIALRGLFIIDKEGVIQHSTINNLGIGRSVDETMRTLQALQYIQENPDEVCPAGWQPGEKSMKPDPKLSKEYFSAI